One segment of Toxoplasma gondii ME49 chromosome VI, whole genome shotgun sequence DNA contains the following:
- a CDS encoding OTU family cysteine protease (encoded by transcript TGME49_243430) has product MTCLPPSLLRVSRGSKACLEVTDALVVAFLVFSAMKNGTEVAAASCALVAEAAAVEAASLLLSASTSRSDKKKTSGVAPQNWTTRTPTSRTGESSKSRSFSERNGGARSSQLSSPKQAGASEDAQKKERTAGRRNSSNRTASSPLSGSPQSRKTVREKNIPSRGVGGPRAAAPPPRSIAAPPCSGPLTPSPSLNSRIGLEQKKCQSSESTNPHAAEEGSEASLLSKSSNVSRLPSCNRRSAAEDKSPSTRRSMRIADGTKKAEASKQTGEAEERKLAGSFVQDEWEPLGEEAVERETDELQEASSSAKREDEPEGEETHSQSAGSGAAGSSESVQTPRAAWKRNLPSSRTPSAKSSGASTPHAIDESGKGPLCANDVSVLCDVSCEKDLEDGDEPEKGKSDEDLEDICRPRTNSASSVSSSSSSSSASTACSVSKEFDLRGLKARPPWWQDLVKRHVEGDGNCMFRAFSDQLYGTQDYHFYIRQMAVEVMRIKQSEFEPFIDEADGPSFEAYLSKIATAGEWADDRELRALSMLYDFSIEIYDDNFHVRKTFYEDEREDDPDGRKLTVRLIWSATPGHYSSVQRRSTPFPLSQDHGVGTLEYLGLRRLLLLEEQLMQQQESAAQLDAKEQRALAEEWGLDPADLAKLAQQQRQLFAEAAASTMQKNRPQKKAQEICSRIWSLFEDYRAALAQKHRSEHLGVSPGAGAPGGNLKAPATGANRACLLPPYTVRVNSRGTLDELQAGLQLSQNGGGLRVDSERLGLAPGECWRAASGYPAGLGRQDAGGLLAAQHGEPATRATTSGPRTAAFVLPSSEAPEPSQVAAAGRLGSSTAGPGRVAVSRSMHTDGERALVGVSASPKSGQVTSPFFVPLVGSPPYLSAYGEVETPARPGGWGAAGPMYWPSQQTYTADQVRLRQQYLSQQKVKQLWQESRTKTDKVSSSQQAGSAAAGSSPSVSEKGVSTVSGPAAGGSFMSDNGLPIASSSRRSSSVSTVVPANPVSPRHLRQEYTFQDEKVGDTFISPTLDTRGARPFSAGSAGGTPADSQRVAASSPLSLNVLSGRAVVASASSTSAFRLTGSAGVPFSDAASGGYVKTQDVSRVGGVLCRTNGVVTRVVSPGTATAAVPKSAAPRNAYLASLESDTKTDRPVSGPTPDPQMNLFVKSSSAKVESSLESSMMTSDEFARMFSTPVKEEEGSRENSREADPSFGVAWRKANGKQLSEGSDASSSFSPAFAVGIQPNDPRGLPKESSATQAFVPRVFSAGDATMPSHPWRLASASDAGVKHCFRRPDGVYVQVDPSQLMASYPVVAGAGFATRGGVPSGTSATGIAYARHLPHNVRPVAGLARKGNPSSSNNAAERNSGVGSLVSSDGNAGGVASTGSWIGNWLRHTASSR; this is encoded by the exons ATGACGTGCTTACCCCCCAGTTTACTCAGAGTTTCTCGTGGCAGTAAGGCGTGTCTCGAGGTGACTGACGCACTGGTAGTggcttttcttgtcttttccgCCATGAAGAACGGGACCGAGGTAGCCGCCGCGTCGTGCGCGCTCGTTGCGGAAGCGGCGGCGGTGGAAGCGGcctctcttttgctttctgCATCCACGAGCAGGtcagacaagaagaaaacgtccGGAGTGGCTCCGCAGAACTGGACGACGCGTACTCCGACTTCGAGGACGGGTGAGAGCAGCAAAAGTCGGAGTTTCAGCGAGAGGAACGGCGGGGCTCGGAGCTCTCAGTTGTCGTCGCCGAAGCAAGCAGGTGCATCTGAAGATGCacaaaagaaggagagaacggctGGAAGGCGCAACTCGTCGAATCGGACGGCGAGCTCGCCATTGTCCGGCTCTCCGCAATCGCGAAAAACCgtccgagagaagaacattCCCTCCCGAGGTGTAGGGGGTCCACGGGCTGCCGCTCCTCCTCCTAGGTCCATAGCGGCGCCTCCTTGCTCCGGTCCGCTGACACCGAGTCCGAGTCTGAACAGTCGCATCGGTTTGGAGCAGAAAAAATGCCAAAGCTCAGAAAGCACAAACCCGCATGCTGCGGAAGAAGGCTCAGaggcttctctcctgtcgaaATCCTCGAACGTCAGTCGTCTGCCTTCATGCAATAGACGCAGTGCAGCCGAAGACAAGAGCCCGTCGACCCGACGCTCCATGCGGATCGCAGACGGCACAAAGAAGGCCGAGGCATCAAAACAAACCGGGGAGGCTGAGGAAAGAAAGCTCGCTGGCTCTTTTGTGCAGGATGAGTGGGAGCCGCTTGGTGAAGAGGCCGTCgagcgggagacagacgagttACAGGAAGCCTCCAGCTCTGCCAAGCGTGAAGACGAACCTGAAGGTGAGGAAACGCATAGTCAGAGTGCAGGGTCAGGCGCTGCAGGTAGTAGCGAGTCGGTCCAAACACCACGAGCTGCGTGGAAAAGAAATCTTCCGTCGAGCAGAACGCCTTCAGCGAAGTCGAGTGGGGCATCAACACCACACGCGATTGACGAGAGCGGGAAAGGACCACTGTGCGCGAACGACGTCTCGGTTCTCTGCGATGTAAGCTGCGAAAAGGATCTCGAGGACGGGGACGAACCGGAAAAAGGGAAATCTGACGAAGATCTGGAAGACATCTGTCGGCCCAGGACGAACAGTGCCTCAAGTGTgtcgagcagcagcagcagcagttCTGCTAGCACAGCCTGCTCGGTCTCCAAAGAGTTCGATTTGAGAGGTCTCAAAGCACGGCCTCCTTGGTGGCAAGACCTTGTGAAACGCCATGTCGAAGGCGACGGAAACTGCATGTTCCGTGCTTTTTCAGATCAG CTATACGGCACCCAGGACTACCATTTCTACATCCGACAAATGGCCGTCGAGGTGATG CGGATTAAACAGAGCGAGTTCGAACCCTTCATCGATGAAGCTGACGGTCCCAGTTTTGAAGCGTATCTGTCCAAAATTGCGACGGCCGGAG AATGGGCTGATGATCGCGAGCTGCGAGCACTTTCCATGCTTTACGACTTCTCCATCGAAATTTACGACGACAACTTCCACGTCAGGAAAACATTTTACGAAGACGAGCGCGAGGACGATCCAGACGGACGAAAGCTCACCGTTCGTCTCATCTGGAGTGCTACTCCAGGCCATTATTCCTCA GTTCAGCGTCGATCTACTCCATTTCCACTGTCGCAAGACCACGGGGTAGGAACGCTTGAGTACCTTGGGTtgcggcggctgctgctACTGGAGGAACAGCTCATGCAGCAGCAAGAGAGCGCAGCTCAACTGGATGCAAAGGAGCAGCGAGCGCTCGCTGAAGAGTGGGGCTTGGATCCAGCAGATCTCGCGAAACTCGctcagcagcagcggcagctgTTTGCGGAGGCAGCCGCGTCGACGATGCAGAAGAACCgaccgcagaagaaggcccAGGAAATCTGCAGTCGCATCTGGAGTTTGTTTGAAGACTACCGAGCCGCGCTTGCTCAGAAACACAGGTCTGAGCACCTGGGCGTTTCGCCAGGAGCTGGCGCGCCGGGAGGGAACCTGAAGGCCCCGGCCACTGGAGCAAACAGAGCCTGTCTGCTTCCACCTTACACCGTGCGTGTGAATTCGCGGGGGACGCTGGACGAACTTCAAGCCGGCTTGCAGCTTTCGCAAAACGGGGGCGGTCTGCGAGTGGATAGCGAAAGGCTGGGTCTCGCTCCTGGCGAATGCTGGCGAGCTGCCTCTGGGTACCCAGCTGGGCTAGGGCGCCAAGATGCTGGGGGTTTGCTCGCAGCTCAGCACGGAGAGCCCGCGACGCGGGCTACGACCTCCGGACCGCGAACAGCCGCTTTCGTCCTGCCATCCTCAGAGGCCCCTGAACCATCTCAGGTGGCTGCAGCTGGGCGTCTCGGTAGCTCGACAGCAGGGCCGGGGCGAGTGGCCGTCTCTAGATCCATGCAcacagatggagagaggGCGCTCGTGGGTGTGTCTGCGAGTCCGAAGTCGGGTCAGGTGACTTCGCCGTTCTTTGTTCCCCTCGTGGGAAGTCCGCCGTACCTCAGTGCTTACGGAGAAGTTGAGACCCCCGCACGCCCCGGCGGGTGGGGGGCGGCAGGCCCGATGTATTGGCCAAGTCAACAGACCTACACTGCCGATCAGGTGCGGCTGCGACAACAGTATCTGTCACAGCAGAAGGTGAAGCAACTGTGGCAAGAGAGCCGAACAAAAACGGACAAGGTGTCCTCAAGTCAGCAAGCAGGGTCAGCCGCGGCGGGCAGCTCACCCTCGGTGTCAGAGAAGGGCGTCTCGACCGTCTCGGGCCCCGCGGCTGGTGGGTCGTTTATGTCTGACAACGGCCTGCCcatcgcgtcttcgtcacggAGATCCTCTTCAGTCTCGACGGTCGTTCCCGCGAATCCTGTGTCACCGAGGCATCTGCGTCAAGAGTACACGTTCCAGGACGAGAAAGTTGGAGATACTTTCATTTCTCCCACCCTGGACACGAGGGGAGCGCGGCCATTCTCTGCGGGGTCTGCTGGAGGTACTCCTGCAGACAGTCAGAGAGTCGCGGCCTCGTCACCTCTATCACTAAATGTCCTGTCTGGGCGTGCTGTCGTGGCGAGCGCGAGCTCCACCAGCGCGTTCAGGCTCACAGGCAGCGCGGGAGTTCCGTTTTCAGACGCGGCGAGTGGGGGATATGTGAAAACGCAAGATGTGTCGCGTGTGGGAGGCGTTCTATGCCGGACCAACGGGGTGGTGACCCGTGTCGTCTCCCCTGGCACAGCCACAGCAGCTGTGCCTAAATCTGCGGCGCCTCGAAATGCGTATTTGGCGTCTTTGGAAAGCGATACAAAAACAGACCGTCCGGTGTCAGGGCCGACGCCGGACCCCCAGATGAATCTTTTTGTCAAATCATCATCCGCCAAAGTTGAATCTTCTCTTGAGTCCAGTATGATGACGTCAGACGAATTCGCCCGCATGTTTAGCACACCGGtaaaagaggaggagggaagcagagagaactcaCGGGAAGCAGATCCCAGTTTCGGCGTTGCGTGGCGGAAAGCCAACGGGAAACAGTTGTCTGAAGGCAGCGATGCGAGCAGCTCCTTTAGTCCCGCTTTTGCCGTGGGCATTCAGCCGAACGATCCCCGTGGGTTGCCGAAAGAATCATCCGCAACTCAGGCATTCGTGCCTCGAGTGTTCTCCGCAGGCGATGCTACAATGCCTTCGCATCCCTGGAGGCTTGCGAGCGCTTCCGATGCTGGGGTGAAACATTGCTTTCGGCGACCAGatggggtgtatgtacaggtTGACCCCTCGCAGCTGATGGCTAGCTATCCCGTAGTCGCGGGAGCAGGTTTTGCAACTCGAGGTGGGGTGCCGTCAGGAACGAGTGCCACTGGTATAGCGTACGCCCGGCATCTGCCGCACAATGTCAGACCTGTGGCGGGTCTTGCACGAAAGGGGAATCCCTCCAGCAGCAACAATGCCGCAGAGCGTAATTCCGGAGTGGGAAGTCTCGTTAGTTCTGACGGAAATGCTGGTGGTGTGGCGTCGACTGGCAGTTGGATCGGAAACTGGCTGAGACACACTGCCAGCAGCAGGTAA
- the GCN5B gene encoding histone lysine acetyltransferase GCN5-B (encoded by transcript TGME49_243440~Gene product name based on ToxoDB Community Expert Annotation.) gives MAPSECPSDAPGGSGESRVSAEPSSSETPSSAVSSHSPHRAQLSSTQPKNPASPPTSDVSAPHVPLLGAEASGGDPSADPLGGEGAMERERQAFAEGPGLSARVETALSPQLRTTSGELQQAAADAAVSPDGEKEKEVANSRKGEDSGRLSAFVGRGSRRSSHAEPAEGPSLPSGADGRLPASGPWASEAPPAGRSASAPVPPVSPGFAFPSVTSCLPLNASIGDIALRLVKEILQPVLARDIQVDPPSPFRFTASGMAKALELSPVCFSPAYAASLRKSYAQMGTAGSCFYCVSAPCVCGAFAPPLAQARPAENKKRGRDACEGPQAEPPVGRGPRRGPNDSGAPVGQDLPGGPQAPGGPGGGFGAGQTFQDNLRQMCLFHPYSSVPPPKLIDMRYLCLFLSASADSPFACATRTGLCPFFGDGPFGPDGETRNGREGPLARSGDKVEGEKTFLSFVDETADFGDASVEKGFPDHARIGWEVVEEVAESLEAIFNTIQMETVEDRRDALTVPDEFYAQNYWEWRQFLLDKAPTGASVSRTFGRSLLRSLLLASPGTIAKDLQRTPISFAAGILFFRLCEEVGIEPETRHVLWRTVASSQPELRSRLVSESGLGFLCRDLGSAKEEEAGLITFKCVTNDRQPFSSRALVTVKNIFSRQLPKMPREYIVRLVFDRNHYTFCLNKEDTIIGGCCFRPYFQQKFAEIAFLAVTSTEQVKGYGTRLMNHLKEHVKKSGIEYFLTYADNFAVGYFRKQGFTQKISMPRERWYGYIKDYEGGTLMECHINPRINYLRLSEMLHDQQQVIKRATVSLKPLAVYPGLDFWKKNPGQTLSPSQIPGLLQCGWHPGEGAPRAGADGKGISEAERAFLGSTGAPDGAGSAGVGQGYMRPLHEQIMDILDALGKHHSAWPFLKPVSREEAPDYYDVILQPTDISTMKKKCKKKHYTTAQMFADEVQLMFKNCRQYNHQQTIYYKYANELDKFVTPKIQALKQAFQQQQKQLAQKGAASGTGVPPLRSPQGGDEGLVGAKHPTFF, from the exons ATGGCGCCTTCAGAGTGTCCCAGCGACGCGCCGGGGGGGTCTGGAGAGTCGCGAGTTTCTGCAGAACCGAGTTCGTCAGAGACGCCGTCctcagctgtctcttctcactCTCCTCATCGTGCTCAGCTCAGTTCAACTCAGCCGAAGAAtccggcgtctcctccgACTTCGGACGTCTCTGCTCCTCACGTCCCCCTCCTCGGGGCCGAGGCCTCCGGCGGCGATCCTTCCGCAGACCCGCTGGGGGGCGAGGGCGCAATGGAGCGAGAGCGACAAGCGTTTGCGGAGGGGCCAGGTCTTAGTGCGAGGGTGGAGAcagctctgtctcctcagctcAGAACGACGAGCGGAGAGTTGCAGCAGGCTGCAGCCGACGCGGCTGTCTCGCCTGACggtgagaaggagaaagaagtaGCGAATtcgaggaagggagaggacTCGGGGCGTCTCTCAGCTTTCGTAGGACGAGGCTCACGCCGCTCTTCGCATGCCGAGCCCGCAGAGGGGCCTTCGCTCCCTTCCGGAGCGGATGGGCGCCTCCCGGCCTCCGGGCCTTGGGCTTCTGAGGCGCCGCCTGCGGGCCGCAGTGCCTCCGCGCCGGTGCCGCCAGTGTCTCCGGGGTTCGCTTTCCCGTCGGTGACCTCTTGTTTGCCGCTCAACGCGAGCATTGGAGACATTGCCTTGCGGCTGGTTAAAGAGATTCTCCAGCCAGTGCTGGCGCGCGACATCCAAGTCGATCCGCCGTCGCCCTTCCGATTCACGGCGAGCGGAATGGCGAAGGCCCTCGAACTGTCTCCTGTGTGCTTCTCGCCGGCGTACGCGGCGTCGCTCCGGAAGTCCTACGCCCAAATGGGAACTGCCGGCTCGTGCTTCTActgtgtctccgcgcccTGCGTCTGTGGAGCCTTTGCACCGCCGCTCGCCCAGGCGAGGCCCgcggagaacaagaagcgcggcagagacgcctgCGAGGGCCCTCAGGCGGAGCCCCCTGTGGGGCGAGGCCCGCGGCGTGGCCCGAACGACTCTGGGGCACCTGTGGGACAAGACCTGCCTGGGGGTCCGCAGGCCCCTGGAGGCCCGGGGGGCGGCTTCGGTGCAGGGCAGACGTTTCAGGACAACTTGCGCCAGATGTGCCTCTTCCACCCGTACTCGAGTGTTCCTCCGCCGAAGCTGATTGACATGCGGtacctctgtctctttctctcggcttctgcggACTCGCCCTTTGCCTGCGCCACGCGGACGGGCCTCTGTCCTTTCTTCGGGGACGGACCCTTCGGGCCCGACGGCGAGACCCGCAACGGGCGCGAGGGTCCGCTGGCGCGGAGCGGAGACAaggtcgagggcgagaagacctTCTTGTCGTTTGTTGACGAAACCGCAGACTTTGGTGATGCTTCAGTCGAGAAGGGATTTCCGGACCACGCACGCATTGGCTGGGAGGTAGTCGAGGAGGTCGCGGAGAGTCTCGAGGCTATTTTCAACACTATTCAAATGGAGACAGTTGAGGACCGCAGAGATGCCCTCACCGTCCCGGACGAGTTCTACGCTCAAAACTACTG GGAGTGGAGGCAGTTTCTGCTCGACAAAGCCCCAACAGGAGCCTCGGTGTCCCGAACGTTCGGGCGgagtctccttcgttctcttcttctcgcctcgccgGGGACGATTGCCAAGGACCTGCAAAGAACTCCGATTAGCTTCGCTGCAG gcATCTTGTTCTTTCGTCTTTGCGAGGAAGTCGGCATCGAACCGGAAACGCGGCATGTCCTCTGGCGCACTGTGGCTTCTTCCCAGCCTGAACTGAGA TCTCGGCTGGTGAGCGAGAGCGGCCTGGGTTTCCTGTGTCGAGACCTGGGGtcggcgaaggaagaagaagcaggtcTGATCACCTTCAAATGCGTGACAAACGACCGGCAACCTTTCTCCAGTCGCGCGCTCGTGACTGTGAAAAACATCTTCTCTCGTCAGCTTCCCAAGATGCCCAGAGAGTACATTGTCCGTCTCGTCTTTGACCGAAACCACTACACCTTCTGTCTGAACAAGGAAGATACGATCATCGGAGGCTGCTGCTTCAGACCCTACTTCCAGCAG AAATTCGCCGAAATCGCTTTCCTCGCGGTAACGTCGACCGAGCAGGTGAAGGGCTACGGAACGCGACTGATGAATCACCTGAAGGAGCACGTGAAGAAATCCGGAATCGAGTACTTCTTGACCTACgcag ACAACTTTGCAGTCGGTTATTTCAGAAAACAAGGATTCACGCAGAAGATTTCAATGCCGCGAGAGCGGTGGTACGGCTACATCAAGGACTACGAAGGCGGGACTCTGATGGAATGTCACATCAATCCGCGCATCAATTACCTCCGTCTGTCGGAGATGCTGCATGATCAGCAGCAGGTTATCAAACGCGCCACTGTTTCCCTTAAGCCTCTTGCTGTCTACCCCGGTCTCGATTTCTGGAAG AAGAATCCAGGGCAGACGCTGTCGCCGTCGCAGATTCCAGGTCTTCTGCAGTGCGGGTGGCACCCGGGGGAGGGCGCGCCGCGAGCGGGCGCCGACGGGAAGGGGATCTCCGAGGCCGAGCGGGCCTTCTTGGGCTCCACGGGCGCGCCGGACGGGGCTGGAAGCGCGGGCGTTGGCCAGGGCTACATGCGCCCGCTGCACGAGCAGATCATGGACATTCTGGATGCACTGGGGAAGCACCACTCCGCCTGGCCGTTCCTCAAACCTGTGAGTCGCGAAGAGGCTCCCGACTACTACGACGTGATTCTTCAGCCGACAGACATCTCGACGATGAAGAAAAAATGCAAGAAG AAGCACTACACGACTGCGCAGATGTTTGCGGACGAAGTTCAGTTGATGTTCAAGAACTGTCGGCAGTACAACCACCAGCAAACGATTTATTACAAATACGCGAACGAGCTGGACAAGTTCGTAACTCCAAAGATTCAGGCGTTGAAGCAGGCGTtccagcagcagcagaagcaacTGGCGCAAAAGGGTGCGGCGTCGGGGACTGGAGTGCCACCGCTGAGGAGTCCCCAGGGTGGAGACGAGGGGCTTGTGGGCGCGAAGCATCCGACATTTTTCTAG
- a CDS encoding Ras-related protein Rab2BV, putative (encoded by transcript TGME49_243450) encodes MHKLIPPQTLSPPGASVGLRTDAVAAPLSSISSRVSPSRSAFSSSSSSPVFPSSSSSSSPSSSSASPSTASPILPSSSSVSSSSSCSPPSSSASPFSSSPAFLSSSSSYSSTLPESFRDRAASLLSQARFQKILTPRRQRPEALVSDGASLVGVGSEAHGKKVSPEDSFESVEGTPELSFVDDLWQYVLGREERKTSLGYDYLVKLLIIGDSCVGKSCLLSRFARGRFLPHRTTLGVDFETQTLDVNGRRVKIQLWDTAGHERFRSVTLSYYRSAMGALVVFDITKRESFESVQSWLRELEDRAPQNVQKVLVGNKADVENRAVSREEARRLAGEHNLHYIETSAKTGQHVRTAFVDLTLQVLRCLRQLELQCTYTSDKVDGQSDTSRINHALSNGTLDVVQLAEGPVERQGGLLGETFGRFFGKKRNRSSAVRRGTVRMQFHRYPVDDYLDSCLDV; translated from the exons ATGCACAAGCTTATTCCTCCCCAAACCTTATCTCCCCCGGGGGCTTCTGTTGGGCTCCGGACAGACGCCGTcgccgctcctctctcttctatctcttctcgggtgtctccctctcgttcAGCTTTCAgttcgtcctcctcttctcctgtcttcccctcttcttcctcctcatcttctccctcttcctcctctgcctctccctctACTGCTTCGCCGAtacttccttcctcttcgtctgtctcttcttcttcctcctgttcccccccttcttcctctgcctctcccttttcttcttctccggcgtttctttcttcttcttcctcctaTTCGTCGACCCTCCCAGAGAGCTTCAGAGACCGGGCAGCGTCTCTGTTGAGTCAGGCGCGTTTCCAGAAGATTCTGACGCCTCGGCGTCAGAGGCCCGAGGCGCTAGTGTCTGACGGCGCGTCCCTCGTCGGCGTTGGCAGTGAAGCTCACGGAAAGAAAGTTTCTCCTGAGGACTCTTTCGAGTCTGTGGAGGGAACGCCGGAGCTTTCTTTTGTAGACGACCTTTGGCAGTACGTCCTTGgtcgcgaggaaagaaaaacctcCCTCGGCTACGACTACCTTGTAAAGCTCCTCATTATCG GAGACAGTTGTGTGGGGAAAAGCTGCTTgctttctcgcttcgctcgcggccgcttccttcctcacaGAACCACTCTCGGCGTGGACTTTGAAACACAGACTCTCGACGTAAACGGGAGACGAGTAAAAATTCAACTCTGGGACACAGCCGGTCATGAACGATTTCGAAGTGTCACTCTCT CGTACTATCGGTCGGCAATGGGAGCGCTGGTGGTTTTCGATATTACAAAGCGAGAGTCCTTTGAAT CTGTGCAGTCTTGGCTGCGCGAGTTGGAGGACCGCGCGCCCCAAAATGTGCAGAAAGTTCTCGTCGGCAACAAAGCCGATGTAGAAAATCGA gctgtgtcgagagaagaagcgcgtcgCTTGGCAGGGGAGCACAACTTGCATTACATCGAAACGAGCGCGAAGACGGGGCAGCATGTGAGAACGGCGTTTGTCGACTTGACGCTCCAAGTTCTCCGCTGCCTTCGCCAGCTGGAGCTGCAGTGCACATATACCTCCGACAAGGTGGATGGACAGAGCGACACAAGTCGCATCAATCACGCACTGAGCAACGGCACTTTGGACGTCGTTCAACTCGCTGAGGGCCcggtggagagacaagggGGTCTGCTTGGAGAAACTTTCGGGCGATTCTtcggaaagaaaaggaacaggAGTTCTGCCGTTCGAAGGGGCACAGTGCGAATGCAGTTCCACAGATACCCTGTCGACGACTACCTCGATTCCTGTCTCGACGTCTAG